One part of the Parabacteroides distasonis ATCC 8503 genome encodes these proteins:
- the bioB gene encoding biotin synthase BioB, with product MTIEEAKQHILEGGKITEEQALSLANHPDKEALYEAAHQITRHFMGNKFDTCSIINAKSGNCSEDCKWCAQSGHYKTLVNLYPLLPAKECVYHAVYNRKQGIRRFALVTSGKRVSDKELEQITDTIRQIKRQSDIKCCASMGLLTRSQLQSLYDSGVENYHCNIETAPSYFRQLCSTHTIEQKMETIHTAREIGFRICCGGIIGMGETMKERIEMACFLQKEGVLSIPLNLLQPIPGTPMENTQILEEEEWLTTIALFRLINPNAFLRFSGGRAQLSEVTQRKSLHIGINSAIIGDLLTTIGSKVEEDKVLFTSEGYSLTENTDWEK from the coding sequence ATGACAATAGAAGAAGCAAAGCAGCACATCCTAGAGGGTGGGAAGATTACTGAGGAACAGGCTTTAAGCTTGGCGAATCACCCGGACAAAGAGGCGCTTTACGAGGCCGCCCACCAAATCACCCGCCATTTTATGGGGAATAAGTTCGACACTTGTTCCATCATCAACGCCAAAAGCGGTAATTGCAGCGAGGATTGTAAATGGTGCGCACAATCGGGACATTACAAGACCCTCGTAAACTTATATCCTTTGCTTCCGGCCAAGGAATGTGTCTATCATGCGGTATATAACCGGAAACAGGGTATCCGGCGTTTTGCCTTGGTGACTAGCGGTAAGCGAGTATCGGATAAAGAATTGGAACAGATCACCGATACGATCCGGCAAATCAAGCGGCAAAGCGATATTAAATGCTGTGCCTCCATGGGATTGCTAACCCGCTCCCAACTCCAATCGCTTTACGATAGCGGAGTGGAGAATTATCACTGCAATATCGAGACTGCCCCTTCCTATTTCCGTCAACTCTGTTCCACGCATACGATTGAGCAGAAGATGGAAACCATCCATACCGCCCGGGAAATCGGTTTCCGCATCTGCTGCGGTGGTATTATCGGCATGGGCGAGACGATGAAGGAGCGAATCGAGATGGCTTGTTTCTTACAGAAAGAAGGTGTCTTATCCATCCCTCTCAATTTATTACAGCCGATACCGGGAACTCCTATGGAGAATACACAGATCCTAGAAGAAGAGGAATGGCTAACAACGATCGCCCTTTTCCGCTTGATCAATCCAAACGCATTTCTCCGTTTCTCCGGCGGACGGGCACAATTAAGCGAGGTCACGCAACGGAAATCCCTACATATAGGGATTAACTCCGCGATCATCGGAGACTTATTAACGACTATCGGAAGCAAGGTAGAGGAAGACAAAGTCTTATTTACCTCCGAAGGCTATTCACTCACCGAAAACACCGATTGGGAAAAATGA